One segment of Marvinbryantia formatexigens DSM 14469 DNA contains the following:
- a CDS encoding NAD-dependent epimerase/dehydratase family protein: protein MKPINVQLTNKTILITGAAGFIGANLVLTLLSDNTIHTRLIGVDNMNDYYDVSIKEWRLKEIQTVAEKSTSSWTFIKGSIADKELINSIINTYHPDIVVNLAAQAGVRYSITNSDVYIESNLIGFYNILEACRHSYDNGEKRVEHLVYASSSSVYGANKKVPYSTDDKVDNPVSLYAATKKSNELLAHAYSKLYNIPSTGLRFFTVYGPAGRPDMAYFGFTNKLLKGEKIQIFNYGNCKRDFTYVDDIVEGVKRVMMGAPERRIGEDGLPVPPYAIYNIGNSQPENLLDFVQILSEELVRAEVLPEDYDFEAHKELVPMQPGDVPVTYADTSALERDFGFKPSTDLRTGIRRFAEWYKEFYRV from the coding sequence ATGAAACCAATCAACGTACAGCTAACTAACAAAACTATCTTAATTACCGGAGCGGCAGGCTTCATCGGGGCGAATCTTGTTCTCACCCTGTTGTCTGATAATACCATTCACACCCGTCTAATCGGTGTGGATAATATGAACGATTATTACGATGTAAGTATAAAGGAGTGGCGGCTGAAGGAGATTCAGACTGTTGCGGAGAAGTCCACATCATCATGGACATTCATCAAAGGTTCTATAGCAGATAAGGAACTGATCAACTCAATAATCAACACTTACCATCCGGACATTGTAGTAAACCTTGCAGCGCAGGCAGGTGTACGTTACAGCATTACTAATTCGGATGTGTACATAGAATCAAATCTGATTGGTTTTTATAATATTCTGGAAGCTTGTCGTCATTCTTATGATAATGGAGAAAAAAGAGTAGAACATCTGGTATATGCATCCTCATCATCTGTATATGGAGCAAATAAGAAAGTGCCGTATTCAACAGACGACAAGGTAGACAACCCGGTGTCCCTGTACGCAGCGACTAAGAAATCGAATGAACTCTTAGCTCATGCATATTCCAAGCTTTATAATATTCCGTCCACCGGTCTGCGGTTCTTTACCGTTTACGGTCCCGCAGGGCGTCCGGATATGGCTTATTTTGGATTTACGAACAAGTTGCTAAAGGGAGAGAAGATTCAGATTTTTAATTATGGAAACTGCAAACGTGATTTCACCTATGTAGATGACATTGTGGAAGGCGTTAAACGTGTGATGATGGGGGCGCCGGAGAGAAGGATTGGTGAAGACGGGCTTCCGGTTCCTCCATATGCCATCTATAACATCGGCAACAGTCAGCCGGAGAACCTGCTGGACTTCGTACAGATACTAAGCGAGGAACTGGTGAGGGCAGAGGTCCTGCCGGAGGATTACGATTTTGAAGCTCATAAAGAGCTTGTGCCGATGCAGCCGGGAGATGTACCGGTAACGTATGCTGATACCAGCGCACTGGAGCGTGACTTCGGCTTCAAGCCAAGTACCGATTTAAGGACAGGAATTCGCCGGTTTGCGGAATGGTACAAGGAGTTTTACCGGGTTTAA